From the genome of Primulina huaijiensis isolate GDHJ02 chromosome 11, ASM1229523v2, whole genome shotgun sequence:
GGGGCTACAGTGGTGTTCACGACTGTGCCAAGAGTCATGGTTGAAGGATTTCTCAAGGAATATCTAAGTGTTGATTCTGTTATAGGGACCGAGTTGCATACTATAGGACACTTTTTTACTGGTTTGGTATCTGATGCTGGGTTGCTGGTGAAGCATCGGGCGCTTAAGGAATTCTTTGGTGATAGAAGTCCAGATATTGGAATGGGAACTTCAAGCTTTGATGACCACACATTAATCTCCCTCTGCAAGGTATGAATGTAATCTTCTTTagatttcttttaaattatttcctaGAAAATATGGTGATCTTTttttaattagaaaaataaCCTCCCACCCCCCTAAATTaatctattttattttggttttgtGGAGCTGAATAATTTGCGAAACTTTTGACAGGAAGCATACGTGATCAGCAAAGAAGACGCCAAATGCAATACAATGTCAGCAGAAATGCCAAGGAAAAAATACCCAAAGCCACTGGTTTTTCATGACGGAAGGCTAGCTTTCTTGCCCACACCTTCTGCAACTCTCTCGATGTTCATGTGGCTTCCTGCCGGAATAATACTTTCAATCTTCAGAATTTTTGTGGGAGTCTGTTTGCCTTTCAAACTGGCCATTTTCTTAGGCTGTTTCAGTGGAATCAACCTAAGAACGAAAGGATTGGCCCCAAATATCTCTCCAAATGGCAAAGGAGTGCTGTATGTTTGCACGCACAGAACCCTTCTTGATCCTGTTTTTCTTAGTATATCGCTGGGAAAATCCTTAACTGCCGTAACTTACAGCCTTAGCAAAATGTCTGAAATCTTGGCACCGATAAAAACAGTTAGGCTAACGAGAGACAGAAAACAAGATGGTGAAACTATGCAGAAATTGTTAAGTGAAGGTGACTTGATTGTATGCCCAGAAGGGACTACTTGCAGGGAGCCGTACCTTCTGAGATTTAGCTCTTTGTTTGCGGAATTGGCCGATGATATAGTTCCTGTGGCGATGAACACATGCGTAACCATGTTTTATGGGACAACTGCGAGAGGATTCAAATGTTTGGATCCAATATTTTTCTTGATGAATCCTAGGCCAAGTTACAGTGTTCAAATTCTAGGAAAGATGCCTAAGGAGCTGACTTGTGCTGGTGGGAAATCTTGCTGCGAAGTGGCTAATTATATGCAGAAAGAGTTAGCTGATGTATTGGGGTTTGAATGCACTACACTTACAAGAAAAGACAAGTATTTGATGCTAGCAGGGAATGAAGGGGTCGTCGAGGGTAAAATAAAGAAACCCTATtgtaattttcatatatttcttAATCATGAATGATCAGTACTTTTTTTCACGTTAAATAGTATATTTATCACTACCTTTCTTTACTGGCATTTTCCCCTTTCGAGTGCATGTGTTTCATGGTTAATGCTTATATTATATAATGTCAAAATAATGAGCAAGAAAATCAtacccccccaaaaaaaaagaagcaagaaACCAACGgccatattcaaattacaggTATGGCCACAAGTTATTAATATCTGTAAACTCAAATATGGATAGATATTCCCCAATGTCCACGGCCATTGATTCTTTTTACCGTAGTTTAGCCAACGGCGCTAGCTACCTAGTTATTTCAATTTGACCTTATTCATTTAGCCAACCGGCGGTTGAGTTTGAAGGGAAATATTATCtcttaatttaattgatataattgcctattttgaaa
Proteins encoded in this window:
- the LOC140988752 gene encoding glycerol-3-phosphate acyltransferase 1-like isoform X1 encodes the protein MKTSPLKTMEFPMVLLRLADWFLYKFLANSCYTAVMKVKNHGFFLKNPFITKISHQFPLYPNVVKCNLHGRKSQTLVCDIHGGLLRNRSFFPYFMLVAFEGGSIFRALLLLLSCPFLCVLNCELKMRVMIFITFCGLKSKDMESVSRAVLPKFYLENLNLHAYEVLASTGATVVFTTVPRVMVEGFLKEYLSVDSVIGTELHTIGHFFTGLVSDAGLLVKHRALKEFFGDRSPDIGMGTSSFDDHTLISLCKEAYVISKEDAKCNTMSAEMPRKKYPKPLVFHDGRLAFLPTPSATLSMFMWLPAGIILSIFRIFVGVCLPFKLAIFLGCFSGINLRTKGLAPNISPNGKGVLYVCTHRTLLDPVFLSISLGKSLTAVTYSLSKMSEILAPIKTVRLTRDRKQDGETMQKLLSEGDLIVCPEGTTCREPYLLRFSSLFAELADDIVPVAMNTCVTMFYGTTARGFKCLDPIFFLMNPRPSYSVQILGKMPKELTCAGGKSCCEVANYMQKELADVLGFECTTLTRKDKYLMLAGNEGVVEGKIKKPYCNFHIFLNHE
- the LOC140988752 gene encoding glycerol-3-phosphate acyltransferase 1-like isoform X2; this translates as MKTSPLKTMEFPMVLLRLADWFLYKFLANSCYTAVMKVKNHGFFLKNPFITKISHQFPLYPNVVKCNLHGRKSQTLVCDIHGGLLRNRSFFPYFMLVAFEGGSIFRALLLLLSCPFLCVLNCELKMRVMIFITFCGLKSKDMESVSRAVLPKFYLENLNLHAYEVLASTGATVVFTTVPRVMVEGFLKEYLSVDSVIGTELHTIGHFFTGLVSDAGLLVKHRALKEFFGDRSPDIGMGTSSFDDHTLISLCKEAYVISKEDAKCNTMSAEMPRKKYPKPLVFHDGRLAFLPTPSATLSMFMWLPAGIILSIFRIFVGVCLPFKLAIFLGCFSGINLRTKGLAPNISPNGKGVLYVCTHRTLLDPVFLSISLGKSLTAVTYSLSKMSEILAPIKTVRLTRDRKQDGETMQKLLSEGDLIVCPEGTTCREPYLLRFSSLFAELADDIVPVAMNTCVTMFYGTTARGFK